A single Candidatus Aegiribacteria sp. DNA region contains:
- the rplB gene encoding 50S ribosomal protein L2 — protein sequence MSMKRWKPNTPGTRFKVSPGFDEITVDHGEKTLMEPLKSKAGRNNRGRVTARHRGGGHKKQYRIMDFKRNKFGIPGRIASVEYDPNRSARIALVVYSDGEKRYILAPEGLVVGQTVTSGPDAPPENGNHLPLSRIPLGSTIHNVELKPGKGGQLARSAGVSIQLMAREGRHATLRMPSRETRMVPVNCMATIGTVGNSEHFLVVPGKAGARRWKGRRPHVRGVAMNPVDHPMGGGEGKSSGGRHPCSPWGQLSKGLRTRKKKASDSLITRRRPTGKRRK from the coding sequence ATGAGCATGAAAAGATGGAAGCCGAACACTCCGGGAACAAGATTCAAGGTTTCCCCGGGATTTGATGAAATTACCGTTGATCATGGCGAGAAAACCCTTATGGAACCTCTTAAGAGTAAAGCCGGGAGGAACAACCGGGGAAGAGTCACCGCAAGACACAGAGGCGGCGGCCACAAGAAACAATACAGGATAATGGATTTCAAAAGAAACAAGTTCGGTATTCCCGGAAGAATTGCGTCAGTGGAATATGATCCTAACAGGTCAGCGAGAATTGCGCTGGTTGTCTATTCAGACGGAGAGAAGAGATACATTCTCGCTCCGGAAGGGCTTGTAGTCGGACAGACTGTTACGTCCGGTCCGGATGCTCCACCGGAGAACGGGAATCATCTCCCACTCTCCCGAATTCCACTCGGTTCAACAATTCACAATGTTGAACTCAAGCCCGGTAAAGGTGGTCAGCTTGCGCGATCAGCAGGAGTTTCCATTCAACTGATGGCTCGAGAGGGTAGACATGCTACTCTTAGAATGCCTTCAAGGGAAACCCGAATGGTCCCTGTCAACTGTATGGCAACCATCGGAACTGTTGGTAATTCCGAACATTTCCTGGTTGTACCGGGGAAAGCAGGAGCCCGCCGCTGGAAGGGTCGCAGACCCCATGTCAGAGGAGTCGCTATGAATCCTGTTGATCATCCAATGGGTGGTGGAGAAGGCAAATCGAGCGGCGGCAGGCACCCATGCTCGCCATGGGGACAGCTTTCAAAGGGTTTAAGAACAAGGAAGAAAAAAGCATCTGACAGTCTGATAACAAGACGCAGACCCACTGGAAAAAGGAGGAAGTAG
- a CDS encoding 50S ribosomal protein L23, which translates to MDARQMIIRPIVTEKSTVIRDISNQYSFRVIPQASKRQIAAAIEELFDVHVTKIRTMKMQGKMKRLGRNVGRKASWKKAIVTLAEGDTIDFFEGV; encoded by the coding sequence ATGGACGCAAGGCAGATGATCATAAGACCGATCGTAACCGAGAAAAGTACCGTTATCAGGGATATTTCCAACCAGTACTCATTTCGAGTGATTCCCCAGGCGTCCAAAAGACAGATCGCTGCAGCCATCGAGGAGTTGTTCGATGTCCATGTCACGAAGATCCGTACTATGAAGATGCAGGGAAAGATGAAACGACTGGGAAGAAATGTTGGCAGGAAAGCTTCATGGAAAAAGGCTATCGTAACCCTTGCTGAAGGCGATACGATCGACTTCTTTGAAGGGGTGTAA
- the rplD gene encoding 50S ribosomal protein L4, with protein sequence MADARVYNMNGEEIDKVDLPDELFGMNVPTHILWEVVRAESLNSRQGTVACLGRSDVKSSGHKVWRQKGTGNARAGTRANPIWRGGGVTFGPSPRKWNIRLNRKVRKKALAGILSERLSEGNLRIVRDLESSGKTREIAEMLNNHECSDKRTVILVRDNDEGLFRASRNIPKLATRPARSISIHDLVNSEIVLLSEEAVDLLKERLI encoded by the coding sequence ATGGCTGATGCAAGAGTGTATAACATGAATGGCGAGGAAATCGACAAGGTTGATCTTCCTGACGAGCTGTTCGGAATGAATGTTCCTACTCACATACTCTGGGAAGTTGTCAGAGCGGAATCATTGAATTCCCGCCAGGGAACGGTTGCCTGTCTTGGCAGGAGTGACGTTAAGTCTTCAGGTCATAAAGTATGGAGACAGAAAGGCACCGGGAATGCCCGAGCCGGCACCAGAGCCAATCCTATCTGGCGCGGAGGCGGCGTAACATTCGGACCGTCACCAAGAAAATGGAATATCAGATTAAACCGGAAAGTAAGAAAAAAGGCTCTTGCCGGTATTCTGAGTGAAAGACTGTCTGAAGGCAATCTCAGAATAGTAAGGGATCTGGAGTCAAGCGGGAAAACCCGTGAAATCGCAGAAATGCTTAATAACCATGAATGTTCAGACAAACGTACAGTTATTCTGGTTAGAGACAATGATGAAGGCTTATTCAGGGCTTCCCGGAATATTCCGAAACTTGCGACCCGACCTGCGCGAAGTATCTCCATTCATGACCTGGTCAATTCAGAAATAGTCCTCCTTTCTGAAGAAGCGGTTGATCTGCTGAAAGAAAGGCTGATATAA